From a single Arachis hypogaea cultivar Tifrunner chromosome 3, arahy.Tifrunner.gnm2.J5K5, whole genome shotgun sequence genomic region:
- the LOC112785433 gene encoding probable glucuronoxylan glucuronosyltransferase IRX7 — translation MKLQSYNHNNHGANKTTSFYKWLLCLSLSLYFSTSYLITTSPPPPSPSQPPHNTKPSPQRTLFETPWSNLRMFVYDLPSNFNTDWLTNQRCSTHLFASEVAIHRALLTSHVRTFDPYDADFFFVPVYVSCNFSTVNGFPAIGHARSLISSAVKLISDRFPFWNRSHGRDHVFVASHDFGSCFHTLEDVAIADGVPEIMRNSIVLQTFGVTYKHPCQEVENVVIPPYVSPESLRTTVDKLPANWQRDIWVFFRGKMEVHPKNVSGRYYSKKVRTMIWRKFSGDRRFYLQRHRFAGYQSEIARSVFCLCPLGWAPWSPRLVESVALGCVPVIIADGIRLPFSSAVRWPEISLTVAERDVGKLAEILERVAATNLSDIQRNLWDPMTKKALLFNERVHEGDATWQVLRSLSEKLDRSLRSSRVSRQLDFAT, via the exons atgaagctcCAAAGTTACAACCACAACAACCATGGTGCCAACAAAACCACTTCCTTCTACAAATGGCTCCTctgcctctctctttctctctactTCTCCACCTCCTACCTCATCACAACTTCACCACCACCACCGTCACCATCACAACCACCACACAACACAAAACCCTCCCCCCAGAGAACTCTCTTTGAAACTCCATGGTCGAATCTGAGGATGTTTGTTTATGATCTTCCTTCAAACTTCAACACAGATTGGTTGACGAACCAGAGGTGCAGCACGCACTTGTTTGCATCCGAGGTTGCAATCCACCGTGCCTTGTTGACCAGCCACGTCAGAACCTTTGACCCTTACGACGCTGACTTCTTCTTCGTCCCCGTCTACGTTTCTTGCAACTTCAGCACCGTTAATGGTTTCCCCGCCATAGGCCACGCCCGCTCCCTTATCTCCTCCGCCGTCAAACTCATCTCCGATCGCTTCCCTTTCTGGAACCGCAGCCATGGGCGTGACCATGTCTTCGTCGCTTCCCACGATTTCGGCTCCTGCTTCCACACCCTC GAGGACGTGGCGATTGCGGATGGCGTGCCGGAGATAATGAGGAACTCGATCGTGTTGCAGACGTTTGGCGTGACATATAAGCACCCGTGTCAGGAGGTTGAGAACGTCGTCATACCGCCGTACGTGTCGCCGGAGAGTTTACGGACCACCGTCGACAAGCTCCCGGCGAATTGGCAGCGAGATATTTGGGTGTTCTTCCGCGGCAAAATGGAGGTCCATCCTAAGAATGTTAGCGGAAGATATTATAGCAA GAAAGTGCGAACGATGATATGGCGAAAGTTCAGCGGTGACCGGAGGTTTTACCTTCAGAGGCATAGATTTGCCGGTTACCAGTCAGAAATCGCGCGTTCGGTTTTCTGTTTATGTCCGTTGGGGTGGGCCCCATGGAGTCCAAGACTGGTTGAGTCCGTTGCCTTGGGCTGCGTGCCGGTCATCATAGCCGACGGCATCCGATTACCGTTCTCATCCGCCGTGAGATGGCCGGAGATATCACTGACGGTGGCGGAGCGCGACGTCGGGAAACTGGCGGAGATACTTGAGCGCGTGGCGGCGACGAACCTCAGCGATATTCAGAGGAACCTGTGGGACCCGATGACTAAGAAGGCACTTTTATTCAACGAGAGGGTCCATGAAGGCGATGCCACGTGGCAGGTTTTGCGTTCATTGAGCGAGAAGCTTGATAGGTCCCTAAGAAGCTCCAGAGTTTCCCGCCAATTAGATTTTGCCACGTAG